The Penicillium oxalicum strain HP7-1 chromosome V, whole genome shotgun sequence genomic interval TGATCGGATGACGGATTTCAAGCTGACGCGGGCCTGCTGAGATAGCTGCTCGTGGTAGACATTCCAGACATCGTTCTCGCGGGTGAGTGAGGCCACGGTGCGGATGGCAGAGGTAGCCTCACAGGCATAGCTGGCGGAACCCTCGTAGGCGCTCTTGGAGCGGGCCTGGAAAGCGGCAAGCATGTGGAAGCGATAGAAACCGCAGCCAAGGAGGACAGGAATGACACTGATACAAACCAGGGCGAGCTTCCAGCCGAACGACAGGGAGATGACCATGGCCGCAATCAAGGTTGTTGAGGTCATGAGAATTGTACCCAGGGTCGATCCACTGATGCCAGAGAGGTGTTTGGTCTCGGTCGAGAGGAATGAAGTCAATGCACCCGTGCTGTTCTCTTCACGATCGAAGAAGTTGATATCCTGGCGAAGCATGGATCGGAAGGCCTTGCTGCGGGCCTTGTGAATGAGACGCTCGGAGCAGTAGGCAAACGCAATTCCGTTGATCGAGAACGTGAAGAACTGGACAATACCAACAACCAAGAACATGAGAGACCAGAAATTGGCGTCAGAACGCAGCTTGCCCCACTGGGACTTGGGAAGGGACAGAGAGCCAATGGCCTTGGCGTACAGGAACGCCTGGGTGGGCTGACCACCGCCTGCAAGACAAGAGAAGACCAAACCGACAATCAGATACTTCCATTCTTCCTTATTGAAGGAGGCAATGAATTTAATCAGCGTCCATAGCGAGTACTTAGCCTTTGGATCGGGGCCCGACTTGGAGAGAACCATGCTGGAGACAGACTTGCCAGTATCCTGGCGACGGATATCCTCGGGGAACATTGCCCCggcctcttcatccttgAGAGGGGTGGAGGCACTTGCGACGGACTTGACACGAGCAATGTGTTGCTTGTTCAGCGAAGAATCATCGGAGTCGTCCTCGAGGATATCTTCGTTCAGAGCGTcggcttccttttcttcgttGATGCGCTGAGCCTCGACAAGCTTGGAATATGGTCCAGCAGTctcgatcaaatcatcaTGGGTGCCCTGTTCCACAATAGCGCCATTGACAAAGACGACGATATTGTGCGCGGTCTTAATGGTGGACAGACGGTGAGCGATGACAATAGTAGTACGGCCTTCGGCAGCACGGTCCAAAGCAGCCTGCACCACACCCTCTGATTTGGTGTCCAGGGCGGAGGTAGCCTCGTCCAGCAGCAAAATCTTGGGGTCAGAGACGACAGCACGGGCGATGGCGATACGCTGCTTCTGGCCACCGGAGAGGAGGAAGCCACGTTGACCGACATTGGTTTCGTATTGTTCCGGAAGGCCCATGATGAATTCGTGCGCGTTGGCCATTTTGGCCGCGTTCTCGATCAGTTCACGCACACGCTCCTCCGGTTCATGCTCATAGCGAGTGCCAAGTAAACCGTAGCGGATGTTCTTGTAGATAGTAGTGCCGAAGAGCACGGGTTCCTGCTGGACAAGTGAAATCTGTTGGCGCAACCACCGCAGGTTCACAGTCTGGATATCATGGCCGTCCAGGAAAACAGTACCGCCCACAGGCATGTAGAAACGCTCGACGAGACCAACAACGGTCGACTTGCCCGAGCCCGAGGGGCCAACCAGTGCGGTAGTCTTACCTGCGGGGAACTTCAACGAAACATCTTGCATGATGGTGACTTCCGGTCGTGAAGGATAGATGTGCTTGACGTTGCGGAATTCAATTTCACCAGTAGCGTTTTCGGGAATGATGCCCTCATCAGAGGTGGGATCAATGGGTGAGACACGATCAATGGTACTGAAAATCTTGGCAGCCGCAGCCACGGCGCCGGTGAAGGCTTGAGTGTTGGGAGCGACATTGCTCAGACTGAATGAACCGATCAGGATGGACATGAGGATGGTCAGGACCTGGCCCACGTTGACTTTTTCTTGAACCAGGAACCGCGATCCCATCCAAAATCCGAGACCGTAATTTAAAAAGATGATCCCGAACATGCCACCGATCATAACACCCAGAGCCATCTGCAGCCGCACGCCCCATCGCTCGGCAGTGTGCAAGTGCACCTCATACTGCTTGGCGAGCTTATCCTGGGTGCCGAAAGCGGTTGTGTTGCGAATGGAACTGATCACCTCTTCGGCCACGGTTCCACCTGCAGCATAACTCTCCAGGGAAAGCTTGCTAAATTTCACGATGAAGGTCGATCCACCACCCATCACCAGGACAAGTGCGACGATGGTCGATGTGCAGATACCCGCCAGCGGCGCATACTTGATGTACGCGACGACGAAAGCCGTCACGAAGGTGGCGAGGGCCGTCAAGGTGAGTCCGACCTTCTCCGAAACGCCGTCCTGGATCAGATTGGTGTCAGCGGTGATGCGGGTAGTGACTTCACCAGCACCCAGCTTATCGAAGTAGGCGATGTTCTGGCGCAAGATGGCTTCAAGGTAGTGCTCCCGAAGCTTCTGTGTGACATGTTCACCGGTGTAGATGAATCCGACCGTGCTGATGTATACGGTCACGAATTCGCCAATACCAAGGTAAATAAAGTAAAGAACGTTCTTGACCAGCTCGTGTTCGAAGTCATCATAGGTCATTGTTTTCAACTGGATCTGCTGGAAGGCGTTCGTTAAGGAGCCAAAGAGGATCTACAGCACAATCATTGGTCAGCCACAGAACAAGACGCGAGGGACAGAAGTTCCCGCCGCCGAAAGCCCCAGCTTCAGACATGCGGGCCACCCAacaagagcaaagaaaaagaaaagaaaccctACCGTAAACAGAGGCAGTGCCGCACCTGCAACGATGGAACACAGAGCGCTGACGACCAAGATCGCGATATCCATCGCCGAAGCATAGCGATAGAGGCCCAGGAAGGACACCTTGGCAGCGGGGTCGTGCAACTGTCGCTTCAAGATTTCCTTCTCATGATCCGGCAAATGCGCAAAGATCGCATCGTCGTCGAGGGACAGGGCCGTCTTGCTTCCATCCTTGTCCTTTGGCGTCCCACTCAGAGTCGAAGCGGAGTCGTTGCTCTTCCCCGCCACTTTTTCCTGTGGCTGACGCACATTCTCACCGGCTTGCACCTCGTCCGGTACCTTTTCCAACGTAGCAGCGCCCTCCTCTGGTTGCTGCATGGCGAGAGAGGAATGTCGCGCGTGGTGGCGCGAAtctggtggtgatgaggcCTTCTCTCAGGAATGGGTGTGATGAGTCGGATCCACTTCGGCGATTTTTAGATTGCAAGTGGAGCTGGGCCTCGGTTCGAGACGCTCGGAGGGAGACTTTGATCACGTCCCGAGAATAGGGGatgagagaggggaaagcgATGATGAGAgccggaaaaaaaatatagtCGCGAAGGTGAGCAGAGTGGTGTTGTGTGAGCGATGTTGAAACCAAGGTAGATCGTAAGATGATGTTGTTAGTCAGAGAAGTGAGCGTAGGTACTCAGGTAGTGTTGCAGTCTTGATGACGATCGAACCAAACGATCAATGCGAGTGCGGCGGGCGAATGACGGAGAAAGCACAGCGGGTGTGGGTGGAAGGGAACAGCCGATCGGGTTGTTTGCAGACGGCGAGGGGTCAGTGGGTGGACCAGTTGCCGACAAGAGCTGCGAACCTGTTGAGGGGAGATCGCGCCCGGCGACGAAAGGAGCGATTCTTGTAGTCGTCCGTACCAAGAATGGGGTGGAGTGACACCAGAGAGGTAGAGGAGAAATTCCCCCGATGGACGAGCACGAGCCTAATAAATAAAAAGAGGATCGTGTCTAGATGTCCTCCGGCTCGGCTCGTTTTGAATGAtaatttatttttatttttgacAAAATTTTTATACAGCATGGACAACGACTCCAACCGGCAAGAGATCCATCCGGTTCGCTAATGACTGATAGGAGCAGAAATCGTGTGGACGGTCTGACTTGTCCAGAAAGAGGCTAAGTGTGGTGTCAGAGCCAGGCCAGCGACTACGAATCTGGCCAGATTGGGGAAAAGGAGGCCCAGAAAATTGCCAAGCACTTCCAGAAAATGCAACCTAGAACCAGAAAAGGCTTGCGAGCTAACTGCAAGTGGGTTTCATCCTTATTCATGGGGGGGGAGCCAGGAGTCTGGAGTCGGGGTCCTAATCCTGCAGTACCAACGGACAAGAATACCTCCAGGTGGACAATTGCGGACTTCTGAGTACCTACCAGTTAATTATGTATGGTGCATCTGAGGCGGTCACACTCCATCGCATAGTGCTTGAAGAAGTCGCGAAAGTGGACCGGAGTCCGTAAAGTCCGGATAATGTTATGCACTGCACGGGACTTCCAAGTTGCTTCTAAGCGATCGACTCTTAATCATCCTACCCCCTATGATTGGTTGGAGGACAACGAGTGGTTCACGTCATGTACCAAGCGTCTTTGGGTGGCCCACCGTCTTCCTCCTGTACTGACTAGTGACTACTGAAGTGTCGCTGTAAACTTTCAGTGTCGATGACTCAAAAGGTATAACGTCGGTGACCCGAGAGATCGGAAGAGGGACTTCGATGAAGCTCTCAAGATGGATGCACTGCGGGAGTAACAAAGAATGGGAACGAGTCTGGTCGACTTCACGATCGCACTCAATCGCGCTGCCTGCAGTGTCGCACAGTTCAGCTCAACTCGATCTGTCAGATTATGCACTGTCCCTTCCCCCTCGTGCTCAACCGCGCGTAGGTATGAGAGTCTCCCGCAACCCCTGCTTCGTCCTGGGACGGTGGAGATCATACATTAATCGGAATCGTAGATATGTGCCCCCGAGCACTAACACTCTAGGTCAGGTCCTGGGACACTAACAACACCAGCATACTCTGTCGGGACGGGATCAGCCTGCTGCAATGTAAGCCGGTTATTCCCTAGGCTCTCATCTTTCAGTATGGAAGCAACCAGCACAATCATCCGAGACGCCTCGATGTTTTATCAAGTCTTCCCTACGACGAAGGATGTTCTACATAGGTAAGCATGCTGGCCAGTGTCCTCTGTCGACGGCTCGCTTTGGGATACTCCCGCATCTGATTCACGATTTCCAATTCCCAATGCAAATATCATCCACTTAGGACTCCGTAGCAGATAGCATTGAAAGCCATCATCAACACGTCTGGTACGAGAATaccgaaagaaaagaagtccTTTCCTAAACCCCCGGGGCATTTCGTTACTGTAATTTAGCCGAGGCATTGTCATCTCAGCGAGATAGATACATATATGCCTGCTGCAAAATGAAGCTATCATGTAACGCAGGCTTCTCATCGAAACCTACTTCCACAACAGTCGCAAGCATGTCGGCGTGCACATTGTGTAATGTGCGGTATCTCACAACCTCCACTGTTAGATACGTAGTATCTAGTACCCCTAATAGCTACCGAATTATCAATCAACACCGGCACCTTGGCGATCCGAATACGCATGCTCAAGTGGGTCAAGCAGAGGCGGCGACCAGAAATGGAAGTTCAAGGCAGCTCAGATCTGTGTCACTCACTGATCGTGACTTGGCCACAACCCCAGCCCACAGAGCCTCATGCTAGGCAGTCATCAATGTCGTGGACAATAATGCGACAAATATACATGTGAGCAACCCTGTTTTGCTCACGGTTTAAGCCCGAAGTCCGAACACCGTGTCCCGTCTGACATTCATGTCAACATATGATACACATCCTCGCCCCCTTAATACACACAGCCCACAGGAGGGGAATAGCCACGGCAGAGTCTGTATCCGACAAAGAGGTTGCATTATCCCCTACACAGTGGCTGAGCGATTCCACCGACATCACCAAACACATGTTTTGGCGAGACCCGCCAGTTACAACACCGCGAGCGAGGAACAAAAGCATGGCTCGGGTCCGTGCGTTTGACATGGTCAGGGAGTCGGCGAAAATACGTACCGTAACCCCGATGGACATGGATAGAATCTGACAGTTGAGATTGGATGCTGCCGCGGTGGACTGTCCTCCCATTTGATGAACTAAGAGGATCTGTCCGCTATTGGGGGGAACTCGTTTGACAATGTGGTTCCTTTTGCAATCCATTCCAAACGAGGAccgtctccatctctcttCGGCAG includes:
- a CDS encoding ABC multidrug transporter mdr1, which translates into the protein MQQPEEGAATLEKVPDEVQAGENVRQPQEKVAGKSNDSASTLSGTPKDKDGSKTALSLDDDAIFAHLPDHEKEILKRQLHDPAAKVSFLGLYRYASAMDIAILVVSALCSIVAGAALPLFTILFGSLTNAFQQIQLKTMTYDDFEHELVKNVLYFIYLGIGEFVTVYISTVGFIYTGEHVTQKLREHYLEAILRQNIAYFDKLGAGEVTTRITADTNLIQDGVSEKVGLTLTALATFVTAFVVAYIKYAPLAGICTSTIVALVLVMGGGSTFIVKFSKLSLESYAAGGTVAEEVISSIRNTTAFGTQDKLAKQYEVHLHTAERWGVRLQMALGVMIGGMFGIIFLNYGLGFWMGSRFLVQEKVNVGQVLTILMSILIGSFSLSNVAPNTQAFTGAVAAAAKIFSTIDRVSPIDPTSDEGIIPENATGEIEFRNVKHIYPSRPEVTIMQDVSLKFPAGKTTALVGPSGSGKSTVVGLVERFYMPVGGTVFLDGHDIQTVNLRWLRQQISLVQQEPVLFGTTIYKNIRYGLLGTRYEHEPEERVRELIENAAKMANAHEFIMGLPEQYETNVGQRGFLLSGGQKQRIAIARAVVSDPKILLLDEATSALDTKSEGVVQAALDRAAEGRTTIVIAHRLSTIKTAHNIVVFVNGAIVEQGTHDDLIETAGPYSKLVEAQRINEEKEADALNEDILEDDSDDSSLNKQHIARVKSVASASTPLKDEEAGAMFPEDIRRQDTGKSVSSMVLSKSGPDPKAKYSLWTLIKFIASFNKEEWKYLIVGLVFSCLAGGGQPTQAFLYAKAIGSLSLPKSQWGKLRSDANFWSLMFLVVGIVQFFTFSINGIAFAYCSERLIHKARSKAFRSMLRQDINFFDREENSTGALTSFLSTETKHLSGISGSTLGTILMTSTTLIAAMVISLSFGWKLALVCISVIPVLLGCGFYRFHMLAAFQARSKSAYEGSASYACEATSAIRTVASLTRENDVWNVYHEQLSQQARVSLKSVIRSSVLYAASQALVFFCVALGFWYGGTLLGKGEYDTFRFFVCFSEILFGAQSAGTVFSFSPDMGKAKNAAYEFRKLFDRRPTIDTWSEEGAVVDHVEGTIEFRDVHFRYPTRPEQPVLRGLNLSVKPGQYIALVGPSGCGKSTTIALLERFYDALSGGVFVDGHNIADLNINSYRSHLALVSQEPTLYQGTIKDNILLGIAEDDIAEDLLVKACKEANIYDFIMSLPEGFNTVVGSKGGMLSGGQKQRVAIARALLRNPKILLLDEATSALDSESEKVVQAALDAAAKGRTTVAVAHRLSTIQKADIIYVFDQGRIVESGTHTELLRNKGRYYELVNLQSLGKTH